The DNA sequence TGCGGAGAGTGACCGGCGAGACGCCCAGGAGCTCAGCGACCTTCCCCGGGGTCCAGGTCGCCCTGGTGGCCGGCCCCGTGGTCGTGGTCGCGTCGACGTTCATCGGGTTCACGATCCCACACCACGTCGCGTTTTCCGCCGGGTCGGATCTCGTGTGGACAAGTCACAGCGCATGTGCAACGGTTGCGCATCGATACGCCCGGCCGAGAGAGGAGCGTGCATGGCGGCGACGACGGAAGGCGTCGTCCCGGCGAGCACGGGACCCGGCGGCTGGCTGACGTCGGTGAGCGACGCCTGTCTCGAGCACGCGAGCGGCTTCGTGGCCGAGCGGTGCGACGAACAGTTCCTGGGGCGGGGCGAGGGAACGCTCGCGATCGAGGCCTTGCCCGAGTTCGTCCGCGAGGGAAAGTTCTTGAGGCCGCTGTTCGCCTACGCCGGGTGGTGCTGCGCCCGGCCCGAGGACGAAGCGGCGCTGCGCGCGGCCACCAGCCTGGAACTGCTGCACTGCTTCGCGCTGGCCCAGGACGACGTCATGGACCGCTCGGCGCTGCGCCGTGGCCGGCCCGCCCTGCACACACAATTCGCCCGCTGGCACCGCGACCAGGGCTGGAATGGCTCGGCGACGCGGTTCGGCGAATCGGCCGCGGTCCTGTCCGGCGATCTCTTCCTCGTCTGGTCCGAGCAGATGCTGCGCGAAAGCGGCGTGCCGGAGCCGGCCTTGGCCCGGGGTTGGCCGCACTACGACGCGATGCGCTCCGAGCTGGCCGCCGGTCAGCTCGCCGACCTCGTGAACGACGCGCGGAGCCTGCCCAGCTGGGACGCGGTGCTGGACGTGATCCGCCGCAAGTCCGGCAACTACACCGTCCGGCGACCGCTGGAGTTCGGCGCCGCGCTCGCCGGCGCGGACGCCCCTGTGCTGCGGGCCCTCGGCGAGTACGGCGGCCTGGTCGGTGAAGCCTTCCAGTTCCGCGACGACCTGCTCGGGGTCTTCGGCGACCCGGACCTCACCGGCAAGCCGGTCAGCCAGGACCTTCGGGACCGCAAGGCCTCGAGCGTCGTCGTGCTCGCGGTCGCGATGGCCGAGGGCCCTCAGCGGCGGGAGCTGCAACTCCTGCTGGACGAAGAGTTCCTCGACGACGACGCCATCACCGGCTTGCGGGGCACCATCGCGGCGACCGGCGCACCGGATCAGCTCGAGAAGCTGATCGACCGGCGGGTGCGCAAGGCGCTGGACGCGCTCGACGACGCCGCGATCCCCTCCCGGATGCGCGAAACCCTCGCCGTGCTCGCGGCCCGCTGCACGGACCG is a window from the Amycolatopsis sp. NBC_00355 genome containing:
- a CDS encoding polyprenyl synthetase family protein is translated as MAATTEGVVPASTGPGGWLTSVSDACLEHASGFVAERCDEQFLGRGEGTLAIEALPEFVREGKFLRPLFAYAGWCCARPEDEAALRAATSLELLHCFALAQDDVMDRSALRRGRPALHTQFARWHRDQGWNGSATRFGESAAVLSGDLFLVWSEQMLRESGVPEPALARGWPHYDAMRSELAAGQLADLVNDARSLPSWDAVLDVIRRKSGNYTVRRPLEFGAALAGADAPVLRALGEYGGLVGEAFQFRDDLLGVFGDPDLTGKPVSQDLRDRKASSVVVLAVAMAEGPQRRELQLLLDEEFLDDDAITGLRGTIAATGAPDQLEKLIDRRVRKALDALDDAAIPSRMRETLAVLAARCTDRVR